The genomic interval CGGTCAGCGCTTCGATCTGTCGATCTGGCACAACCAGGCCAACAAGGGCCCAAGCGCCGGATCGATCGCCCTGCGCATCGTCTCGCTGGCGATCCTGCTTATCCCGTTCCTCGGCCAGTTCGGGGCGCTCTTCGGCGGGCTCGGCGCGATCGTCGGCGGGCTGATCGTCTCGTCGAGCATGCAGGGCCAGGCGCGCGCGCCGATCTCCCGGATTCTCGTATCGCTGGCGATCTATTTCTTCGGCAGTGCCCTCTTCTTCATGGGCTGGTTCGGCGGCGATTCGAACCAGGCGGTCCTCGGCTATCTCATCCTGGCCGGCGGGGCCTTTGCCTATGCCTTCTGGGTGCATCGTCCCGTCACCCAATATTATCTCGAAGTGAACAAGCTGCTCGACGAGGCCGCCGCTTAGCCGCGCGGCCTTCGCAGCCCGCCGCGCAAAAAGCGCAGGAACGTGCAAGCGGCGCGGTCGCGCCGCCGCTCGTGAACGGCGTGCATGACGGGATGATTCCCGTCCCGAACTCCTACCGGCTGGCGGAGAACCTTCCGAACGCGGTGCTCCCGACCGATCCCGACGCCGGCCACGGCTCTCTATTTCAGTATCTGGAATCGTCCACGCGCCAGGTCGCGGCGTTCCTCGCATCCGACTCTCCCTTTGCGCCTTATTGAGGCCGGACACCGGGCTGCGCGCGAGAGATATCGCTCAACCCCATATCGGGCCTGCGGAAACCCATCGCGATCCAGGCGAGGATCAGTTTCAGCATGAAACGACCCGGATAACCGTCGTAGTTCGGGACGTCGTCCCGCAGCACGACGTCCGCGCGGCGTTCTTTTGTGTTGATCCGCATTTCTATCGGCGGCGCGCCGTCGGGAAGCCGCTTGCGGTAGATCGACAGCCAATGTCCTTTCGTGAAGTCCAGGAACATCGGCGCGTTGCAGCAGGTTGCGATGACGCGCCGCGTCGGGGAATCGGGCTTGAGCCTGAACTCTTGGAGATGCTCTTTCCCCGCTTCGCACCGGACGCGATCCTTCCGATACAGGACCATGGGGGTGCCGCCATCGGCATCCATCGCCAGCGGCGCGGAAGGCAGATTCGCGAATTCCTGCCCGGCTTTCTGGCAACTGCCGCAATAGCAGGAGGCGGCCAAAATGGGCGCGCGGTCGGCGCTGAATAAGACCTTGCCGCATAGGCAGGCGACCGCGACGGATTCGGCTTGTTTCTCGCGCATCGATCTTCCCGGTCTCGTCTTGGCGCAGCTTCCGCGATCCGGCGAAGAAAACAAGAATCGTGTCGGCGGGCAAAGCAGGGTTGGCGTTGCGGCTGCTCTGCCCGCCCGCCATGCGGGCGAACATTTTGGGTTGGCGGGCGGCAAAATGTTCGCCCGCCGGACAGGATTAAACTAAGAACCGCGCGGGCGGGCAAAGTAGGGTTGGCGTGGCGGCTACTTTGCCCGCCCGCCATCAAAAGTGGCGCGCCCTAGGGGAGTCGAACCCCTCTTGCAAGATTGAAAGTCTCGAGTCCTAACCGATAGACGAAGGGCGCGTGGCGGTGCCTATACTAAGCAAGCCGCCGGCTTGCAATGGACCTTCGGCGGCCCTTGTCGCCGCTGCCGCCCTGACGTTAAGAAGGCGCCTCGACCAGGGAAAGGGCCGCGAAACGCGCCGCCGGTTCCGTTGGGGGATCGTCTAATGGTAGGACAGCAGACTTTGACTCTGCTTATCATGGTTCGAATCCATGTCCCCCAGCCAATCCCTTGCTTTGGACCGGCCATTCGCTATAAGCGGGCCGGCCGCCCGACGCCGTCGCCCGCGGGCGACACAGGCCCGTAGCTCAGCGGTAGAGCAACAGACTTTTAATCTGCCGGCCGTGGGTTCGATCCCCACCGGGCCTACCACCGCAACGCCGCCGCGCCGTTTCCGGCGCCCGGCAGTGTCCTAATGCGACGAGAGCCGCTATCGTGGCCGCGACGAGCGGAGGCTGCCGATGGCGCGCATTACGGCATTTGGTGGGGTCTTCTTCCATAGCGCAAATCCACAGGCACTTGCCGCGTGGTATCGCGACACGCTCGGGCTGACGATCGAGGATTGGGGCGGCGCGATGATCCGCGCGGACGGCGCCGGTCCATCCTACGGGGTATGGGCTCCTTTCAACAAGGACACGGGCTATTTCGAGCCCTCGTCGCGCGAGTTCATGATCAATTTCGCGGTGGACGACCTGGATGGATTCCTGGCCGGGCTCGAGGCCAAGGGCGTCGAGGTGAAAGGCCGTCAGCACATGGACGGCATGGGCAAGTTCGCCTGGATCCTCGATCCCGACGGAACGAAGCTCGAATTTTGGCAGCCGGAGCCGTAGCCGCCCTCAAATCGGACAAGACAGAACGCCCATTCGGCGCGGGTTCGGCGTTTGTCGGAAGGCCCTGCCGCATTATATTGTTCCTCGAGATCTCGCAGGGAGGCGGCGGCGTGAATCCGGTCGGCCATGCGCTGGTGGTCGGCGGCTCCGGCATGCTCGCGGGCCTTTGCCGCTCGCTGTGCGCGCATGCGGAGCGGGTTTCCGTCCTGGCGCGCAACGACCGGCGCATCCGCGCCGTGGCGCCCGATATCGAACCTGTCGCCTGCGATTACAATGACGGCCGGGCCCTGGCCGAGACCCTCGCGCTGATCGAGCCGCCCGATCTGGTCGTCGCCTGGATTCACGGCCGTGCTCCCGCCGCGCGGCGTGCCCTGGCCGAAAGCGTCGCCGCCGAGGGGCGTTTCGTCCAGGTGCTGGGCAGCGCGCATGGCGATCCCGCCCATCCCGAGCGCCTGAAGGAGATGGCGCAGGCCACCGACGGTCTTCCCATCGACTATCAGGCGGTGGTGCTCGGCTTCGTCGTGACCGAGGGCCGCTCGCGCTGGCTGACCAATGACGAGATTTCGGACGGCGTGTTCGCCGCGCTCGAATCCGGCTCGGCATTCTCCATCGTCGGTACGGTGGAACCGTGGAGCGCGCACCCTTAGCGGTTCGAGCGCCGCACCGGATTGCCGTCCGGGTCTTGCCGTTGCAGAACTGGAACGCGTCCGATGCGTTATCCCGTCATGAAGACGACGAAGGCGAAGACGACGAAGAAGACGACCAAGCGGACGACGTCCGCTGCGCGCTGGTCCGGCCGGGTCACGCGCGAGAGCCATGCGCTGACGCTGGAGGACAAGGTCTTCACCGGTTCCGATCCGAAGAAGATCGCGCATTCGCTGAAGCGCTCGGCCGAACGCAGCCATGCGCGCAAGACCTCGCCCTACCGCTCGGCGCTGTCCATGCTCACCTTCTACATCAACCGCGCCGGCAAGGCGCTGCCGGCAAGCCGCCGCCGCGTGCTCGAACGCGCCAAGGGCGAACTCAAGACGCTATTCGGCCGTTAGCCGCGCCTGGAGCTTTTTCGGCGCCGTATACCGCCAGGCGGCTTCGACATAGGCGCGCAATTCCTTCGGCCCGAGCTTGGTCACGTCGACATAGAGCCACAGCAGTGCGCCTGCCCGCATCGGCGCGAAGGTGTCCGGCGCGGCCTCGACCAGCATCGTCACCCGATCCTTCGGCAGGCGCAGGGTCCACCGCTCCGACCTGCTCCCGAACAGCGCGAAGGTCTTGCTCCCGATATTGAACCAGATGCCATGGCCGTCCTGGATTTCCCGCGTGCTGGGCAGGGCCAGCGCCGCCTTCTTGATGGCGGCGTATTTCGGCGGCGTTTTGATGCGCGGGCTCGGCATGGCGGGGCAGATTATGCCACGGCCCGGCCGCCGGTCCCATCGGCAGGCTTGCCTTGACAGGCTTTCCCCCCGCCCATTACATGCCGCGCCGCGAAAGGTTTGGCAGCGTAGCTCAGTGGTAGAGCAGGGGAATCATAATCCCTTGGTCGGGGGTTCAAATCCCTCCGCTGCTACCAGACTTGCGATGAGGTGACGCGTTGGACGCACAGACCGCCCCGATCACCATCGACGATGTCCGCGCCGCCGCGCGCGCCATCCAGGGCGCGGTCGAGCGCACGCCGACCCGCCATTCCGAGACGCTCTCGCGCATCGCCGGCGCCGGCCTGCACCTGAAATTCGAGAACCTGCAATACACCGCCTCCTTCAAGGAGCGCGGCGCGCTGAACAAGCTGCTCTCGCTCTCCGAGGAGGAGCGCAAGCGCGGCGTCATCGCGATGTCGGCCGGCAACCACGCCCAGGGCGTCGCCTATCACGGCGGAAGGCTCGGCGTTCCCGTCACCATCGTGATGCCGCTCGGCACGCCCTTCACCAAGGTCCGGCACACCAAGGATTTCGGTGCCCATGTCATCCTGGAAGGCGCCACGCTAAGCGAATCCTACACTCACGCCCTCGCCATCGCGAAGGAACAGGGTCTGGCCTTCGTCCATCCTTACGACGATCCGATGATCATCGCCGGCCAGGGCACGGTGGCGCTCGAGATGCTGGCCGACGCGGAAGAGCCGCTCGACACCCTCGTCGTGCCGGTCGGCGGCGGCGGGCTGATCTCCGGCATCGCCATCGCCGCCAAGGCGATCAATCCCGCGATCCAGATCTACGGCGTGCAGACCCGCGCCTATCCCTCGATGTACGACACCGTCAAGAGCGCGAACCTGCCGAGCGCCGGCCAGACCATCGCCGAGGGCATCGCGGTCAAGGACCCCGGCAAGATCACGCGCGAGATCGTGCGCGCCCATGTCCACGACATCCTGCTGGTCGACGAGGCCCAGATCGAACAGGCCCTGGCCGCGCTGCTCGAGATCGAGAAGACGGTGGTCGAGGGCGCCGCCGCGGCGGCCTATGCCGCGGTGCTCGACAACAAGCAGCTTTTCCACGGCAAGCGCGTCGGCATTGTGCTGTCGGGCGGTAATATCGACATGCGGCTGCTGTCCAACGTCATCCTGCGCGAGCTGTCGCGCGAGGGCCGCCTGCTCAGCCTCGAAGTCGAGATCGAGGACCGCCCCGGCCTTCTGGCGCGCGTCGCCACGCTGGTCGGCGACGCCGGCGGCAACATCCTGGAAGTCAGCCACAACCGCATGATGACCGACATGCCGGTCAAGTCGGCTTATCTGGGCATGGTGGTGGAAGCGCGCGACAGCGGCCACGCCGACGAGATCCGCGCCGCGCTCACCGGCGCCGGATTCACGCTCAGGACGACGGGCGTCTGATTTACCCTCCCTCAAGGCGAGGGTAGTCACCGGCTGAATTTCTCGCTCAACACGATGGACGACACCGTCCGCGCCACGCCGGCGGTCTTGCCGATGCGGTCGAGCAGGGCGTCGATCCGCGCCGGCGTCTCGGTCTCCACGGTCGCGATCAAATCGAAGCTGCCCGCCACCGCCGCAAGGGAGCGAACCTCCGGCATCTTCTTCAGTTCCGCCGCCACCCGGTCGGCGCGCTTAGGATCGCTCGCGATCATCACCACGGCGCGCAGCTTGCCCGTATCCGCCTCGTCGGAGAGGCGTACGGTATAGCCCTTGATCGTTCCCGCGCGCTCCAGCCGCGCGATGCGCTCCTGCACGGTGGAGCGCGCCAGCCCCAGCTTGCGCGCCAGCGAAGCGGTCGGCTCGCGCGCATTGGCGCGCAGCAGGGCGAGCAGCCTGGCATCGGACTCGCGCATGGGAGAAATCCGGCGAATTGCCGGATAACCCTGCGATTCGCCGGAAGGAAATGCAACCCTCGGCGCATTGCCGTCTGCGAAACGTCTCTTTCCTCCTTCAAACTCCGTCATCGCCCGGCCCACGCCGTCGCTAGGCCTGTCCGGGCGACCCGTTTTCGTTGCCGATTGGATCGCCCGCATGCGCGGGCGATGACGGCTTTGGAGGTACGTATGAAAAACGTCATGCTGGTCGGCGGCGGCAAGATCGGGATCGCGATCGCCGAGCTTCTGTCGGGCACGGGCGATTATCGCGTGACGGTCGCCGACCGCGACGCCGCCTCGCTGGCGCGCATGCCGCGGACGAACGTGACGACCCGCGTCGTCGAGATCGCTGATCCCGCGTCCTTCGCGGCCGCGGTGAAGGGCCATGACGTCGTGCTCTCCGCCACGCCCTATCATCTGACCGCCGTCGTCGCCGACGCCGCCAAGACGGCCGGCGCGCACTATCTCGACCTGACCGAGGACGTCGAGTCGACCCGCACCATCCGCCGCCTTGCCGCGGGCGCCGACACGGCGTTCATCCCGCAATGCGGCCTCGCCCCCGGCTTCATCTCGATCGTCGCCGCCGACCTCGCCAAGAAATTCGACAGCCTGCGCGAGGTGCAGATGCGCGTCGGCGCGCTGCCGGAGTTTCCGACCAACGCGCTCAAATACAATCTCACCTGGTCGACCGACGGGCTGATCAACGAATACTGCAACCCTTGCGAATCGATCCGCGACGGCCGCCGGGGCGAGGTCCCAGCGCTCGAAGAGCTCGAGGAATTCGCCCTCGACGGCACCGAATACGAGGCGTTCAACACCTCGGGCGGCCTCGGCACGCTGTGCGACACGCTGGACGGCAAGGTCGAGAATCTGAACTACAAGACCGTGCGCTATCCCGGCCACCGAGACATCGTGAAGATGCTGGTGCGCGACCTGCGCCTGGGCCTGCGCCGCGACGTGCTGAAGGACGTGCTGGAGACCGCGATCCCGATCACCTATCAGGACGTGGTGCTGATCTTCGTCACCGTCTCGGGCCTGCGCGAGGGAAGGCTGACGCAGGAAAGCTATGCCCGGAAGATCTACGCTCAGGAGGTCGGGGGCCGGCTGATGAGCGCGATCCAGATCACCACCGCGGCCGGCATCTGCGCCATGTGCGACATGCTGGTGGACGGCAAGCTGCCGCAGAAAGGCTTCGTGCGCCAGGAAGAGGCGAAGCTGTCGGACTTCCTCGCCAACCGCTTCGGCCGCTACTACGCCGGTGCGCAGTAGCGCTCCGCTATTCGCGCAGCTTCGCCAGCATCGCGCGGAAGATGTCGGAATAGTCGTCGCTCCAGGCGCGCTGCGCCGGCATCACGACGCGCCAGCCGGGGCCGAGCTTCAGCGCCTTCAGGTCTTCGGCCGAACGGGCGACGAGCCCGATCTCGGCCTGAAGGTGCAGCGTATGCGGCGTCGGCACCGGATCGCGCCGCACGACCGTGATCATGCCGTTCTCCGCCGCAGCCGCGGCGACGACCTCGGCCAGCCTTACGTTCTTGTTGGAGATGTTGACGACGATGGCGCCGTGCGGCGAAAGCCGGGCGCGATAGAGCGCGAAGGCCTCGCGCGTCAGCATATGCGTGGGCACCGCGTCGGACGAGAACATGTCGAGCAGCAGCAGGTCGATCCCCGGCGCGGTCTCGCGCAGGGTGAGCCTGCCGTCGCCGATCACCGTGGCGGCGCCCGGCGCGCAGGTCGAGAAGGAGCGGAACAGGCTCCGGTCGCGCGCGATGGTGTCGCTCATCGGATCGAGTTCGTAGAACGTCCAGCGCTCGCCCGGCGCGCTCTCGCAGGACAGCGCCCCCATGCCGAGCCCGACCAGCGCGACCCGCGCCAGCCGTCCGCCGGCGCGCGCCCGCACCGCCTCGATGGCGCCGGCATAGGAGCCGCCGCGATAGTAATAGGTGAGCGGTTCGGGCCGCGCGGTCAGCGCCCGGCCCCGATCGTCGCGGATCTGCTCGCCGCCATGGGCGACCGTGCCCTGGTACAGCACGCGATATTTGCCGCCGTCGATGTCGACCGCCCGGTAGACCGCGTAGAACGAGCGGCCGCGATACACCGCGCTCTGCGAGATGTCGTAGAGATCGGTCACCGCGAACAGGAGCGCGGCCAGGCCGATCAGGCGCGCCGGATGGGCGCCCTGGAACGCCGTCAGCACCGCCAGCGCCATCACCGCGACGGCGAAATAGGCGGCGCGCTGCTCGAGGAAGAGAAACGGAACCGCGACCGCCGCGCCCAGCACGAGCACGAACGCACCGTCCTTCAGCCAGGCCGCGCGCGGCGTCGTCCACATATTCGGCCGCACCAGCAGCGCGGCGACGGCGAGCAGCGGATATTCCAGCACGGTGGTGAAGATCTGCGGCGCCAGCAGGGCCGCGAAGGCGCCGCCGAGCACGCCGCCCAGCGACATCCAGACATAGAACGACGTGATCTGCGCCGGCGCCGGACGGCGGCGATAGAGCTCCGCCTGGCACACCATCGCCGCGACGAAGAACGCGGCGAGATGGCCGCAGATCGCCAGCCCCCAGCCGATATGTCCCGTCCACAGCAGGAGCACGATCAGCAGGGCCGTGGTGAAAGGCTGCGCCGCGAGCATCAGCCGGGGCGCGATCGGCGGCCGGTCGGAGAACGCGAAGACGAAGGTGAGCAGATAGAGCGCCAGTGGCATGATCCACAGGAACGGCGCCGAGGCGACGTCGGTGGCGATATGCGCCGTCACTGCGACCAGCAATCCGGACGGAATGAATCCGAGAACCGCCCAGGACAGCTTGTCGCGCGCCGCGACCTTCGTCCGCGCGGCGGGCGCGGCCGATGCGGCGCCGCTCCGGCGCATCGCCAGCGTCCCGCTGGCGGCGATGGCGAACACCAGCACGATATAGCCGATGCTCCACAGCCGCGACTGCTGCGTCAGGCCGAAGCTCGGCTCGATCGCGAACGGATAGGCGAGCAGGACCGCGAAGGAGCCGAGATTGGAGGCGCGGTAGAGGTGATACGCATTGGGCGCGCCGGTCTGCGCGAGCCAGGCCTGGAGCAGCGGCGCGTTGGCCGACAGCGCGAAACAGGGCAGCCCGACGGAGGCGAGGAACAGCCCGATCAGCCAGAGCGACACCCCCGATTGCGGCGGGTGGACGAAGCCGGCGCCGATCGCGATCGGCAGCAGCAGCGTCGCGAGCGCCAGCACCGCGACATGCACCAGCGCCGCATGGCGCAGCGGCAGCAGCCGCATCAGCAGATGGGCATAGACATAGCCGGCCAGCAAAAGGCCCTGGAACACCACCATCGCGACAGACCACACCGCGGCGGAGCCGCCGAGGACCGGCAGCACCATCTTGGAGAACATCGGCTCGACGAAGAACAGAAGGGCCGCCGACAGGAAGGCGCTCGCGGAAAACACGAGCGTGGGCGCGGCCGCGCCGGGCTGCGCGCGCGAGACGGTATCGGCGTCCAAGGCGGTCATGAGGGTTCCGTTCGGCTGGCCGGCAAGGCTACGCCGGCCGGGTTAAGGCAAGCTTTCCCGGCCGCATTGATCGGGCCGCGAAAGCGGAGTACTGAGCCGCAATTCTCCCGTTTTTCGAGGGTTTCATGACCGCGCGCGATGTTCTGCAAGTTCTCGGCGTCGAGAGTTCCGGCGACCATGTCGTCCGCTCGCCCATCGACGGGGCGGAGATCGGCCGCGTCGCCTTCGACGACGCTGGGACCGTCCAAACCAAGATCGCCGCGAGCGCCGAGGCTTTCCGCGCCTGGCGCGACGTGCCGGCGCCGCGCCGCGGCGAGCTGGTCCGCCTGTTCGGCGAAGAGCTGCGCGCCAACAAGGACGCGCTCGGCCGCCTGGTGACGCTGGAAGCCGGCAAGATCCTCCAGGAGGGCCTGGGCGAAGTGCAGGAGATGATCGACATCTGCGACTTCGCGGTCGGCCTGTCGCGCCAGCTTTATGGTCTGACCATCGCGTCCGAGCGCCCCGGCCACCGCATGATGGAGACCTGGCACCCCGCCGGTCCCGTCGCGGTGATCTCGGCGTTCAATTTCCCGGTCGCGGTGTGGGCGTGGAACGCGGCGCTGGCGCTGGTCTGCGGCGACAGCGTGCTCTGGAAGCCGTCCGAGAAGACGCCGCTCACCGCGCTCGCCTGCCAGGCGCTGTTCGCGCGGGCCGCCAAGCGCTTCGGCGACGCGCCGGCGCACCTGTCCCAGGTCCTGCTCGGCGAACGCGATGTCGGCGAGGCGCTGGCGAAGGATGCGCGCATCCCGGTCGTCAGCGCCACGGGCTCGACGCGGATGGGCCGCGAATTGGCGCCCGTGGTCGCCGCGCGCTTCGGCCGCGCCATCCTGGAGCTCGGCGGCAACAATGCGATGATCGTCGCGCCCTCGGCCAAGCTCGACCTGGCGGTGCGCGCCATCTTGTTCGCCGCGGTCGGCACCGCCGGCCAGCGCTGCACCAGCCTGCGCCGCCTCTTCGTGCATGACAGCGTCTACGACAAACTGGTTCCGGCACTGAAATCCGCCTATGCGAAGCTCGCCATCGGCAGTCCGCTGGAGCCCGCCACGCTGGTCGGACCGCTGATCGACAAGGCGGCGTTCGACGCCATGGAGCGCGCCCTTGCCGCCGCGCAGGCGGAAGGCGGCGGCGTTACCGGCGGCGGCCGCGCGCTGACGGACGAATTCCCCGACGCGCGCTACACCCGTCCCGCCATCGTCGAAATGCCCGCGCAGACGCCCACAGTGTGCCGCGAGACCTTCGCGCCGATCCTCTATGTGATGCGCTATGCGAAATTCGCGGACGCGCTGGCGCTGCACAATGCGGTGCCGCAGGGCCTGTCGTCCTGCATCTTCACCCTGGACATGCAGGAGGCCGAGCGTTTCCTCGCGGCGTCCGGCAGCGATTGCGGCATCGCCAATGTGAACATCGGCCCCTCCGGCGCGGAGATCGGCGGCGCCTTCGGCGGCGAGAAGGAGACCGGCGGCGGTCGCGAAAGCGGCTCGGATTCCTGGAAGGCCTATATGCGGCGCCAGACCGCGACCATCAATTATTCCAACGCCTTGCCGCTCGCCCAGGGGATCGAATTCGGGGTGTAGCCGGGTTGTCATGCCCGCGAAGGCGGGAATCCAGTGCCGCAAGCTGGATGCCCGCCTTCGCGGACATGACAGCGGAGATTTGGCCGGATCGGCATTGCTCTGGAAATCCCCCGCGGCCTCCCCATATCTCGGCTGTCGCATTGGGGAGGCTGGCATGCTCCACGCGCTTCTGTTCTGGCCTTTCGCCTTCTGGGTGTTCGGACCGTTCCACGGCCTTTTGAGCCTTTTGGTCCTCATCCTGATCTTCGGGCTGATCTTCGGCCGCCGCCGCTACTATTACGGCTATCCCTGGTGGTGGCACGAGCCGGCGCCCGACAGCCGCGCCGGCGCCAGGCGCATCCTGGAAGAGCGCTACGCCAGGGGCGAAATCCAGCGCGACGAGTACCTGCAGAAGCGCCAGGACCTCGGCGGCTGACGGATTAACTCTTCCTTCACCAGTTCCTTCACCTCGCCGCGTCCTTCGCCTAGCCTCGGTGCGTTCACTGGGGGACGCGTGGGATGCCGAGGACCGTGGCGCAGCTGGCCGGAATGATCGTGACGTCGATCGTGGTGTTCGGCACCGATGTCGACGTGTTCACCGCGCTGCCGCTGGGCATCGTGGCCGGCGCGCTGGCGACCTTCTTCGTCGCGCTGTCGGACGAAAAGCGCAAGCTCGCGAAGGCTTAGCCGCCGTCCGGCGGGATGGTGTTCAGCGCCTCTTCCAACTCGGCGAAGGAAGGCTGCGCCTCGCTCGGCACGCTGCCGCGGCCGATCTCCACCGACACCTGCGCCGCGTTGCCGTGCAGATGCGCGACCAGGATGTCGCGGATGACGTGATAGAACTGCGCGTCCTCGTCGACGATGGCTTTCAGCCGCGCGCCCATCGGGCCGACGATGCCATAGGCCAGGAACACGCCCAGGAAAGTGCCGACCAGCGCCGAGCCGATCATGCCGCCCAGCACCTCGGGCGGCTCGCTGATCGCGCCCATCGTCTTGATGACGCCCAAGACCGCCGCGACGATGCCGAGCGCCGGCAGGCCGTCCGACATCGTGGTCAGCGCATTGGCGCCGACCAGCGCTTCGTGATGATGCTTCTCGAGCTGCTTCTCCATCGCGGTCTCGACCTGGTGCGGATCCTCCAGGCTCATCGTCATCATGCGCAGCGTGTCGCAGATGAAATCGAGCGCGAAATGGTCCTTCATGATCTTCGGATAGCGCTTGAAGATCGAGGATTCTTCGGGTTTCTCGATATGCGCTTCCAGCGCGATCAGGCCCTTGGACTTCATCGTCTTGGTGAGCAGGAACAGAAGGCAGAGCAGGTCGCGATAGTCGCCCGGTTTCCATTGCGGCCCGGAGATCACCTTGCCCAGGGAGCCCGCGACCTTCTTGACCGAATACATCGATCCGGCGATCAGCATCGCCGCGATGGCGGCGCCGAAGATGGTGAGCATCTCGTGCGGCAGCGCCTCGAACACGACGCCGAGCGAGCCGCCGGTCATCAGATAGCCGCCGAACACGCATGCGAAGAGAACTACGATGCCGCCGATCTGAAGCATGGCCCGCCCACGAGAAATCAGGCCGTTAGTATTAAGAAAAGGGCTTAAGAAGCGCTGAATGCTGTTCCAGCGCGATCCCGCGCCGGGTTCAGCGCCGTGCCGAAACCTTGGCCTCGGCCAGCTTGCGCGCGACCAGCGCGGCCAATTGCTGCGCCACGGCGTCGCCGTGGCGCGCCGCGTCGTCCTCGGTGCGGGCGGAGCGGATCACCGCGTCGAGATGCAGGCCGGCGACCGCCGCGTCGGGCTCGATCCCGAGCTGCGCAATCGAATCGAGATAATGGCAAAGCCCGTTG from Rhizomicrobium sp. carries:
- a CDS encoding alpha/beta hydrolase; its protein translation is MLSRSEQAARRGRRLAARPSQPAAQKAQERASGAVAPPLVNGVHDGMIPVPNSYRLAENLPNAVLPTDPDAGHGSLFQYLESSTRQVAAFLASDSPFAPY
- a CDS encoding VOC family protein encodes the protein MARITAFGGVFFHSANPQALAAWYRDTLGLTIEDWGGAMIRADGAGPSYGVWAPFNKDTGYFEPSSREFMINFAVDDLDGFLAGLEAKGVEVKGRQHMDGMGKFAWILDPDGTKLEFWQPEP
- a CDS encoding DUF3175 domain-containing protein, which translates into the protein MRYPVMKTTKAKTTKKTTKRTTSAARWSGRVTRESHALTLEDKVFTGSDPKKIAHSLKRSAERSHARKTSPYRSALSMLTFYINRAGKALPASRRRVLERAKGELKTLFGR
- a CDS encoding MmcQ/YjbR family DNA-binding protein; its protein translation is MPSPRIKTPPKYAAIKKAALALPSTREIQDGHGIWFNIGSKTFALFGSRSERWTLRLPKDRVTMLVEAAPDTFAPMRAGALLWLYVDVTKLGPKELRAYVEAAWRYTAPKKLQARLTAE
- a CDS encoding threonine ammonia-lyase → MDAQTAPITIDDVRAAARAIQGAVERTPTRHSETLSRIAGAGLHLKFENLQYTASFKERGALNKLLSLSEEERKRGVIAMSAGNHAQGVAYHGGRLGVPVTIVMPLGTPFTKVRHTKDFGAHVILEGATLSESYTHALAIAKEQGLAFVHPYDDPMIIAGQGTVALEMLADAEEPLDTLVVPVGGGGLISGIAIAAKAINPAIQIYGVQTRAYPSMYDTVKSANLPSAGQTIAEGIAVKDPGKITREIVRAHVHDILLVDEAQIEQALAALLEIEKTVVEGAAAAAYAAVLDNKQLFHGKRVGIVLSGGNIDMRLLSNVILRELSREGRLLSLEVEIEDRPGLLARVATLVGDAGGNILEVSHNRMMTDMPVKSAYLGMVVEARDSGHADEIRAALTGAGFTLRTTGV
- a CDS encoding Lrp/AsnC family transcriptional regulator; its protein translation is MRESDARLLALLRANAREPTASLARKLGLARSTVQERIARLERAGTIKGYTVRLSDEADTGKLRAVVMIASDPKRADRVAAELKKMPEVRSLAAVAGSFDLIATVETETPARIDALLDRIGKTAGVARTVSSIVLSEKFSR
- a CDS encoding saccharopine dehydrogenase family protein, giving the protein MKNVMLVGGGKIGIAIAELLSGTGDYRVTVADRDAASLARMPRTNVTTRVVEIADPASFAAAVKGHDVVLSATPYHLTAVVADAAKTAGAHYLDLTEDVESTRTIRRLAAGADTAFIPQCGLAPGFISIVAADLAKKFDSLREVQMRVGALPEFPTNALKYNLTWSTDGLINEYCNPCESIRDGRRGEVPALEELEEFALDGTEYEAFNTSGGLGTLCDTLDGKVENLNYKTVRYPGHRDIVKMLVRDLRLGLRRDVLKDVLETAIPITYQDVVLIFVTVSGLREGRLTQESYARKIYAQEVGGRLMSAIQITTAAGICAMCDMLVDGKLPQKGFVRQEEAKLSDFLANRFGRYYAGAQ
- a CDS encoding aldehyde dehydrogenase family protein — protein: MTARDVLQVLGVESSGDHVVRSPIDGAEIGRVAFDDAGTVQTKIAASAEAFRAWRDVPAPRRGELVRLFGEELRANKDALGRLVTLEAGKILQEGLGEVQEMIDICDFAVGLSRQLYGLTIASERPGHRMMETWHPAGPVAVISAFNFPVAVWAWNAALALVCGDSVLWKPSEKTPLTALACQALFARAAKRFGDAPAHLSQVLLGERDVGEALAKDARIPVVSATGSTRMGRELAPVVAARFGRAILELGGNNAMIVAPSAKLDLAVRAILFAAVGTAGQRCTSLRRLFVHDSVYDKLVPALKSAYAKLAIGSPLEPATLVGPLIDKAAFDAMERALAAAQAEGGGVTGGGRALTDEFPDARYTRPAIVEMPAQTPTVCRETFAPILYVMRYAKFADALALHNAVPQGLSSCIFTLDMQEAERFLAASGSDCGIANVNIGPSGAEIGGAFGGEKETGGGRESGSDSWKAYMRRQTATINYSNALPLAQGIEFGV
- a CDS encoding SHOCT domain-containing protein; this encodes MLHALLFWPFAFWVFGPFHGLLSLLVLILIFGLIFGRRRYYYGYPWWWHEPAPDSRAGARRILEERYARGEIQRDEYLQKRQDLGG
- the motA gene encoding flagellar motor stator protein MotA; the encoded protein is MLQIGGIVVLFACVFGGYLMTGGSLGVVFEALPHEMLTIFGAAIAAMLIAGSMYSVKKVAGSLGKVISGPQWKPGDYRDLLCLLFLLTKTMKSKGLIALEAHIEKPEESSIFKRYPKIMKDHFALDFICDTLRMMTMSLEDPHQVETAMEKQLEKHHHEALVGANALTTMSDGLPALGIVAAVLGVIKTMGAISEPPEVLGGMIGSALVGTFLGVFLAYGIVGPMGARLKAIVDEDAQFYHVIRDILVAHLHGNAAQVSVEIGRGSVPSEAQPSFAELEEALNTIPPDGG